The Devosia sp. 1566 sequence CGTGTCGGCCTATATCCCGACCAACGTGATCTCGATCACGGACGGCCAGATCTTCCTTGAGACCAATTTGTTCTTCCAGGGTATCCGCCCGGCCGTGAACGTTGGTCTGTCGGTGAGCCGCGTGGGTGGTTCGGCCCAGATCAAGGCGATGAAGCAGGTTGCCGGCTCGCTCAAGGGTGAACTGTCGCAGTACCGCGAAATGGCCGCTTTCGCCCAGTTCGGTTCGGACCTCGATGCCTCGACCCAGCGTTTGCTGAACCGCGGTGCGCGCCTGACCGAGCTGCTCAAGCAGCCCCAGTTCAGCCCGCTCAAGACCGAAGAGCAGGTGGCGGTGATCTTCGCCGGCGCCAATGGCTATCTCGACTCCATCCCCGTTTCCAAGGTCGGCCATTTCGAGCAGACCGTGCTTGGCGCCATGCGCGGCAAGTATTCGGGGATCCTCTCGACCATCGCGTCCGAAAAGCAGCTCAGCGACGATACCCGCACCAAGCTCAAGTCGGCACTCGATGACATCAAGAAGACCTACGCGGCCTAAAGCCTGCAAGGAGTTGACTGGCCCATGCCGTCGTTAAAGGACCTCAAGAACCGGATCGACTCGGTCAAATCGACCCAGAAGATCACCAAGGCCATGCAGATGGTGGCGGCGGCCAAGTTGCGCCGCGCCCAGGACGCCGCCGAAGCCGCCCGTCCCTATGCCGAGCGCATGGGCCGGGTGCTGGCGAGCCTTGGCGCGGTCTACGAAGGCCAGACCAATGCCCCGCCGCTGCTGGCCGGCACTGGCCGGGACCAGACCCATCTGCTGATCGTGGCCACGGGCGAACGTGGCCTGGCTGGCGGGTTCAACTCTTCCATCGCCCGCCTTGCCCGCGACCATGCCAACCGGCTGCTGAGCGAAGGCAAGACCGTCAAGATCCTGACCGTGGGCCGCAAGGGCCACGACATCCTGCGCCGCCAGTTCCCTGATCACATCATCGATACGGTCAGCTTCCGCGAGATCAAGCAGGTCGGGTTTGCCCAGGCCAACCAGATCGCGCAGAACGTGCTGGCGCTGTTTGCCGCCGGCGAGTTCGACGTGGCAACGCTGTTTTATGCCAAGTTCGGCTCGGTGGTCAGCCAGGTGCCGACCGCAACCCAGATCATTCCTGCCCGGCTTGAAACCGTGGCGGGCGCCGAAGGCCAACTGGCCGCTCCCGGCGTGATCTATGAATACGAGCCCAATGAAGAGGCCATTGTCGAGGACCTGCTGCCGCGCAATATCTCGGTGCAGATCTTCCGGGCGCTGCTGGAAAACGGCGCCTCATTCTACGGCGCCCAGATGAGCGCCATGGACAATGCCACCCGCAATGCCGGTGAAATGATCAACGCCCTGCAGCTGAGCTACAACCGCCAGCGCCAGGCGCAAATCACCAAAGAACTCATCGAAATCATTTCGGGCGCGGAAGCGCTCTAACCTTCAAGCGAGGACGAACAAATGGCAGACACCAAGGTCGGTCGCGTATCGCAAATCATCGGTGCCGTTGTTGACGTCACGTTCGATGAGCATCTGCCCGCCATCCTGAATTCCCTGGAAACCACCAATAACGGTGCACGCCTGGTTCTCGAAGTTGCCCAGCACCTGGGCGAGAACACTGTGCGCACCATTGCCATGGACACCACCGAAGGCCTCGTGCGCGGCGCCCAGGTGATCGATACCGGTTCGGCTATCTCGGTTCCCGTTGGTGAAGCCACCCTCGGCCGCATCATGAACGTGATCGGCGAGCCCATCGACGAAGCCGGCCCGATCGGCGAAGTCGAGCGTCGCGGCATCCACCAGGAAGCCCCGAGCTTTGCCGAGCAGAGCCCGGAATCGCAGGTGCTGGTCACCGGCATCAAGGTCGTGGACCTGCTGGCTCCTTACGCTCGCGGCGGCAAGATCGGCCTGATGGGCGGCGCCGGCGTTGGCAAGACCGTGCTGATCCAGGAGTTGATCAACAACGTCGCCAAGGCACACGGTGGTTATTCGGTGTTTGCGGGCGTCGGTGAACGCACCCGCGAAGGCAACGACCTTTACCACGAAATGATCGAATCGGGCGTGAACAAGGACCCCCATGAGAACGGTGGCACCGCTGCCGGCTCCAAGTGCGCCCTCGTGTTCGGCCAGATGAACGAGCCCCCCGGTGCCCGTGCCCGCGTGGCGCTGACCGGCCTTACCGTCGCCGAGAACTTCCGCGACCAGGGTCAGGACGTGCTGTTCTTCGTGGACAACATCTTCCGCTTCACCCAGGCTGGCTCGGAAATGTCGGCTCTCTTGGGCCGCATTCCTTCGGCCGTGGGTTACCAGCCGACGCTGGCGACCGATATGGGTGCCATGCAGGAGCGCATCACCACCACCAACAAGGGCTCGATCACCTCGGTGCAGGCCGTGTATGTGCCCGCCGACGACTTGACCGATCCGGCACCCGCGACCTCGTTTGCCCACTTCGATGCTGTGACCGTGCTGAACCGCGCGATCTCGGAAAAGGGTATCTACCCGGCCGTGGATCCGCTGGCATCCAACTCGCGCATCCTTGACCCCAATGTGGTTGGTGACGAGCACTACCAGACCGCCCGCCGCGTGCAGGAAATCCTGCAGAAGTACAAGGCGCTGCAGGACATCATCGCCATCCTTGGCATGGACGAGCTTTCCGAAGAGGACAAGCTTACCGTCGCGCGCGCCCGCAAGATCGAGCGCTTCATGAGCCAGCCTTTCGACGTGGCCGAAGTGTTCACCGGCTCGCCTGGCGTGTTCGTGCAGCTCGAAGACACCATCAAGGGCTTCAAGGGCCTGGTGAACGGCGAATACGACCACCTGCCCGAGGCGGCCTTCTACATGGTCGGCACCATCGAAATGGCTGTAGCCAAGGCCCAGAAGCTGGCTGCACAGGCCGCCTAAAGCTAAACGGTCCGGGCGCCCTGCCCGGACCATTCTTTCTCCTCCTGCCCGACCAGTCGGGCGCGGACCGCCCAAAGGATTGCCGGCATGGCTGAAGGCCTCAAGCTCGAGATCGTTTCGCCCGAACGCCTGGTGCTGTCGCAGCAAGCGACCGCCGTTTCTGTTCCCGGGACCGAAGGCTATTTCACGGTGATGGCGGGCCATGCTCCGTTCATGACCACCCTGCGCACCGGTTTCATCACCGTCACCAGTGATGCGGGCGCCCCGGCCGTGTTTTTCGTACGCGGCGGCTTTGCCGATGTGTCACCCGAAGGGCTGACCATCCTTGCCGAAGAATCAGTGCCGTTTGCCGAACTGGGCCAGGACGACCTGCAGGCCCGCATCCGCACCGCCGAGCAGACCCTGGCTGCCGCCAACACTCCCGAGGAGCGCAGCTTCGCCCAGGAAGTGGTCAGCGGTTTGCTGAACCTGGCGCAGGAAGCGTCCTATCTCAACGGCGCCCACGCCAACTAAACCAAAGCCCGGCACTGCCGGGCTTTTTTGTTTCCTGGTTTTCGCTTCAGTCGGCTAAGGCCGCAGCAACAAGCGCCTTGGCGTGCAGTTCGGTCGTGTCATAGACCGGCAAGGGGCTGGTGCTGTCATCGATCAGCATGTTGATCTCGGTGCAGCCCAGGATCACCGCATCGGCGCCGCGCGCCGCCAAGAGCTCGATGGCCGAGACGTAAACACGGCGCGATTCCTCGCGCACGATGCCCCGGCACAGCTCTTCATAGATAATGCCGTGCAAATTGGTGCGCCCGACTTCGGGCACCAGCACCTCTAGGCCCCGCGCTACCAGCCGCTCGCGATAGAACGGCATTTCCATGGTGAAGCGGGTGCCAAGGAGCCCTACTCGCTCCATGCCGTCCGCCTGCAGCGCATCGGCGGTGGGATCGGCGATATGGACAAAGGGCACGGTGATGGCCGCCGTGATGGCGTCGGCGACATGGTGCATGGTGTTGGTCGCCAGCCCAATCAGCTCGGCCCCTGCTCCTTCGAGCGCGCGGGCGCTTTGCGCCAAGAGCTCGCCAGCGCGGCCCCACTCCCCAGCGGCTTGCAACTGGGCAATGGGGGCAAAATCAAGGGAATGCAGGAGAATGGGCGCTGAATGCAGCCCGCCCCGTAGCCGGGCCGTTTCGCGGTTGAGAGCCCCATAGTAATGGGCGGTGGATTCCCAGCTCATGCCGCCGATGAGGCCGATGGTTTTCATTGCCGCTTAGCCGTGGGTGAAGCGCTGCGGGATATCGGCAAAGGCCTCGACGACCTTGTCATAGGCGTCCTTCTTGAACGGCACGATCAGGGATGGCAGACGCGATAACTGCTCCCAGCGCCATTCGTCGAACTCGGCCGGATGCTTGCCACCGCCGGGGGTCAACACATCGATCTCGCTGTCATTGCCGGTAAAGGCAAAAGCGAACCAGCGCTGGCGCTGGCCGCGGAACCGGCCCTTGAGCGCGACGCCGAGTTCTTCATCGGGCAAATCGTAATAGATCCACTCGGGCGCTTCGGCGAGCAGGCTGACCGTCGTGATATTGGTTTCCTCATGCAGCTCGCGCAGCGCTGCGCGCAGCGGATCCTCGCCCGCATCGATCCCGCCCTGCGGCATTTGCCAGGGCGAGCCGTGTTCGGCCGACTTTTCCGGGTCGTTCTCGAACTTGCGGCGGCCGATAAAGACATTGCCCTCCGCATTGAAGACGGCGATACCGACGCAATCACGATAGGGCAGGCTTTCGCGCGTGGGACGCTCGGACATGGAACAACTCTACTTCATCAGGGCCGTGGCCGGCACCAGCACAACACCGCGGCTTTCCAGTTCGCTGGCCCATTGGGCAATGGTGGAAACCGAGATCGGCAAGGCGCTTACAATACCAATTGCCGAACCATTCTCTACCGCTTTGGCTTCAAGGCTCCCCAGCGCTGACAGAATGGCTGCCTGGGCGGGATTGGCGTCGACCAGGAGATCGGCGCGGGCAAAGGGTACCTTGTTGCTGCCCGCCAACTGGGGTGCGAGTGAGCGATTGGAGGAGCCGTCATCCAGATAGCCCAGGCCACGGGCGCCCAGTTCCTCGACAACGGGGGCGAAGTCGGCGCCCGAGGCGGTAAAGCGCGCGCCCATATTGTTGAGCACCCCGGCATAACCGCCAAAGCGCGCCATCAGCCAGAACAGGCGATCAAGGTTGGACTGGGTGGTTTCGCCGGTGAGAAGGGTGTGGGGACCCGGATCGTTCTGGGGGAAGTCAAAGGGCTCGAGCGGGATTTCAAGGAGCACTTCATGGCCCGCGGC is a genomic window containing:
- a CDS encoding F0F1 ATP synthase subunit epsilon, with the protein product MAEGLKLEIVSPERLVLSQQATAVSVPGTEGYFTVMAGHAPFMTTLRTGFITVTSDAGAPAVFFVRGGFADVSPEGLTILAEESVPFAELGQDDLQARIRTAEQTLAAANTPEERSFAQEVVSGLLNLAQEASYLNGAHAN
- a CDS encoding RNA pyrophosphohydrolase codes for the protein MSERPTRESLPYRDCVGIAVFNAEGNVFIGRRKFENDPEKSAEHGSPWQMPQGGIDAGEDPLRAALRELHEETNITTVSLLAEAPEWIYYDLPDEELGVALKGRFRGQRQRWFAFAFTGNDSEIDVLTPGGGKHPAEFDEWRWEQLSRLPSLIVPFKKDAYDKVVEAFADIPQRFTHG
- a CDS encoding F0F1 ATP synthase subunit gamma; this translates as MPSLKDLKNRIDSVKSTQKITKAMQMVAAAKLRRAQDAAEAARPYAERMGRVLASLGAVYEGQTNAPPLLAGTGRDQTHLLIVATGERGLAGGFNSSIARLARDHANRLLSEGKTVKILTVGRKGHDILRRQFPDHIIDTVSFREIKQVGFAQANQIAQNVLALFAAGEFDVATLFYAKFGSVVSQVPTATQIIPARLETVAGAEGQLAAPGVIYEYEPNEEAIVEDLLPRNISVQIFRALLENGASFYGAQMSAMDNATRNAGEMINALQLSYNRQRQAQITKELIEIISGAEAL
- a CDS encoding aspartate/glutamate racemase family protein; this translates as MKTIGLIGGMSWESTAHYYGALNRETARLRGGLHSAPILLHSLDFAPIAQLQAAGEWGRAGELLAQSARALEGAGAELIGLATNTMHHVADAITAAITVPFVHIADPTADALQADGMERVGLLGTRFTMEMPFYRERLVARGLEVLVPEVGRTNLHGIIYEELCRGIVREESRRVYVSAIELLAARGADAVILGCTEINMLIDDSTSPLPVYDTTELHAKALVAAALAD
- the atpD gene encoding F0F1 ATP synthase subunit beta gives rise to the protein MADTKVGRVSQIIGAVVDVTFDEHLPAILNSLETTNNGARLVLEVAQHLGENTVRTIAMDTTEGLVRGAQVIDTGSAISVPVGEATLGRIMNVIGEPIDEAGPIGEVERRGIHQEAPSFAEQSPESQVLVTGIKVVDLLAPYARGGKIGLMGGAGVGKTVLIQELINNVAKAHGGYSVFAGVGERTREGNDLYHEMIESGVNKDPHENGGTAAGSKCALVFGQMNEPPGARARVALTGLTVAENFRDQGQDVLFFVDNIFRFTQAGSEMSALLGRIPSAVGYQPTLATDMGAMQERITTTNKGSITSVQAVYVPADDLTDPAPATSFAHFDAVTVLNRAISEKGIYPAVDPLASNSRILDPNVVGDEHYQTARRVQEILQKYKALQDIIAILGMDELSEEDKLTVARARKIERFMSQPFDVAEVFTGSPGVFVQLEDTIKGFKGLVNGEYDHLPEAAFYMVGTIEMAVAKAQKLAAQAA